In Solenopsis invicta isolate M01_SB chromosome 1, UNIL_Sinv_3.0, whole genome shotgun sequence, one genomic interval encodes:
- the LOC105203618 gene encoding uncharacterized protein LOC105203618, which translates to MESKNINTNIDKLLLVPSRNGQSQNLAMAESGLIKPRIRYSGAARRRYKKMKERGELFENIQNSPSPIVSRSVNKEDAPINSQKRVMPEQSPCDSPNSHQNKKPKITDEKPTHAQAVARTKIAFVPEGYPDKRLSADEGGVVKKLIRERILQLPEDAVVPTFIGTWERDGAVIFNCANEASMDWLKSLSTEIKVEDTPLYVLPADELPKRHWIVVHSEESDLTAEEVIKLLDKQNVGLVAKEWIIVKGSESKSVKSTHFAALITDLSLEGLKACGYKPFCGLGRATVKLLEKGRGEGTEQTTHRVTETV; encoded by the coding sequence ATGGaatcgaaaaatataaatacaaacataGATAAACTTCTTTTAGTTCCTTCAAGGAACGGACAATCACAGAACCTCGCAATGGCGGAATCGGGTCTAATCAAGCCCCGAATTCGCTATAGCGGCGCTGCCAGACGAcggtataaaaaaatgaaagaaagaggAGAACTATTTGAAAATATCCAAAATTCTCCCTCTCCGATTGTGTCGAGATCGGTGAACAAGGAAGATGCTCCAATTAACAGTCAAAAACGTGTTATGCCGGAGCAGAGTCCTTGCGATTCACCGAACAGTCATCAGAATAAGAAACCCAAGATCACCGACGAAAAGCCGACACATGCCCAAGCGGTGGCAAGAACCAAGATAGCCTTTGTTCCAGAGGGCTATCCTGATAAAAGGCTGAGTGCTGATGAGGGAGGTGTGGTCAAGAAATTGATCAGAGAACGTATTCTCCAACTTCCTGAGGATGCGGTGGTCCCTACCTTTATCGGTACTTGGGAAAGAGATGGCGCAGTTATTTTCAACTGCGCCAACGAAGCCTCAATGGACTGGCTGAAAAGCCTTTCCACTGAAATAAAAGTAGAAGACACTCCTTTGTATGTGCTACCAGCCGATGAGCTACCTAAGCGTCATTGGATAGTAGTGCATTCGGAGGAATCAGATTTAACTGCCGAGGAAGTTATCAAGCTCCTTGACAAACAAAACGTGGGTCTAGTCGCCAAGGAATGGATCATTGTAAAGGGAAGCGAAAGCAAGAGTGTTAAAAGCACCCACTTTGCTGCCTTGATCACTGATTTATCCCTGGAGGGTCTAAAAGCCTGCGGTTACAAGCCTTTCTGCGGACTAGGTCGAGCAACTGTAAAGTTGCTTGAAAAAGGACGTGGAGAGGGTACAGAACAGACCACACATAGGGTAACAGAGactgtttaa
- the LOC105203619 gene encoding DNA-directed RNA polymerases I and III subunit RPAC1 encodes MDKKQESRWIMKEHENFEEYTYNTSDKSTALEKLVKNLKINIVQEQDREIEFDIIGCHTSLANAFRRILLSEVPTMAIEKVYIVNNTSLLQDEILAHRLGLIPLRADPRLFEYPPSNARADDEISDQDTLRYELKVTCTVNPQAPKNSHNPEDMYKNSKVYSKDIKWVPIGQQGEMFPRGAEEFGVLENDILLCKMRPGHEIHLFMHAIKSIGKDHAKFSPVATASYRLLPAIRLTKPVRDKDADLLQSCFSPGVIEIVEQETNTGQKYREARVKNARYDSCSRNVHRYDQLKNCVELSRVKDHFIFTIESVGILPPAVLFAEAVKVLKNKCRTFLAELENAGT; translated from the exons ATGGACAAAAAACAGGAGTCACGATGGATTATGAAAGAGCATGAAAAT TTTGaggaatatacatataatacttcAGACAAATCAACGGCATTGGAGAAACTTGTAAAG aatctGAAGATAAATATAGTACAAGAACAAGATAGAGAAATAGAATTTGACATAATTGGCTGTCATACTTCGTTAGCTAATGCATTCCGTAGGATTCTTCTGAGTGAAGTACCAACTATGGCtattgaaaaagtttatattgtaaataataccAGCTTGCTCCAAGACGAGATTCTTGCACATAG ATTGGGCCTTATACCTCTTCGCGCGGATCCTAGATTATTTGAATATCCTCCAAGCAATGCAAGAGCGGATGATGAAATCAGTGATCAGGACACTCTAAGATATGAGTTAAAGGTCACATGTACTGTGAATCCGCAAGCTCCGAAAAACTCTCATAATCCGGAGGATATGTACAAGAATAGCAAAG TTTATAGTAAGGACATTAAATGGGTGCCAATAGGCCAACAAGGAGAAATGTTTCCACGCGGAGCAGAAGAGTTTGGTGTTCTAGAAAACGACATATTACTATGTAAAATGCGTCCTGGTCATGAGATTCACTTGTTTATGCATGCAATCAAAAGCATCGGCAAAGATCACGCTAAATTTTCTCCTGTGG CCACTGCATCATATCGCCTCTTGCCAGCCATTCGACTAACCAAGCCTGTGAGAGATAAAGATGCGGATCTTCTGCAAAGCTGTTTCAGCCCTGGTGTGATAGAAATTGTAGAACAAGAGACAAATACAGGTCAGAAGTACCGCGAGGCACGTGTTAAAAATGCTCGCTATGATAGCTGTTCCAGAAATGTTCATCGTTACGATCAATTAAAGAATTGCGTGGAACTGAGTCGAGTAAAAgatcattttattt TTACCATAGAGTCTGTAGGAATATTACCACCAGCCGTGTTATTCGCGGAAGCCGTTAAAGTACTCAAGAATAAGTGCAGAACATTTCTCGCGGAGCTAGAAAACGCAGGAACATAA